A stretch of Carnobacterium iners DNA encodes these proteins:
- a CDS encoding NAD(P)/FAD-dependent oxidoreductase, which translates to MASKNIVVVGAGFAGLAATKKLAKRFKKNPEINITLIDRYSYQTYMTELHEVAGDRVEEDAIKFDLQRLFCRLKNISLVTDSVTEIDQDKRIVLTENGAFPFDYLVLAMGGEPNDFGTPGVKENAFTLWSLEDALKIRHHIKETVALAAVERDAVKRKAMLNFVVCGSGFTGIEMIGELMDWKKRLAKDNKIDSSEINLMVVEAAPTILNMITRKDADKAEVYMAKKGIKLLKNSPIIAVESDHIVLKSNEKIPTHTLIWTAGVKANTDTESFEMEAARAGRLVANEYMEAKGLKQVYVVGDLVYYEEFKDTPTPQIVQAAEQTGHTAADNIIADIEQTEKKVYSGKYQGFMVSIGSTYGVAHLGDVIHLSGFFAILMKHLVNLYYFFGIRSGYYAAQYIFHEFFHIKDQRNLFRGHLSRYGNVLWSVPLRIFYGSMWLFEGLKKAFGLFGTDSWFGSKVALPFSWLQDATAGASATYTEAEAAKPIFGLSYAYGEEPMTVFSKSPEWFESIMKVMIPTPEVALIFQKVMTLLEIAIGLALIGGLLVWLLSALTIILVASFSLSGMFYWVNIWFVFVAIALMNGSGRAFGLDYYIIPWLQKIAGKWWYGTPSSLYNKKA; encoded by the coding sequence ATAGCTTCGAAAAATATTGTTGTTGTTGGTGCGGGTTTTGCAGGCCTCGCTGCTACAAAAAAATTAGCTAAACGTTTTAAAAAAAATCCAGAGATAAACATTACTCTAATTGATCGCTATTCTTATCAAACATACATGACCGAATTACATGAGGTAGCCGGTGATAGAGTGGAAGAAGATGCCATTAAATTTGATTTGCAACGGTTATTTTGCCGATTAAAAAATATTTCTTTAGTTACAGATAGCGTAACTGAAATTGATCAAGATAAAAGAATCGTCTTAACAGAGAACGGTGCATTTCCTTTTGATTACCTTGTTTTAGCTATGGGTGGAGAGCCTAATGATTTTGGAACTCCCGGAGTAAAAGAAAATGCCTTTACACTATGGTCATTAGAAGACGCTTTAAAAATAAGACATCATATAAAAGAAACGGTTGCTCTTGCTGCTGTTGAAAGAGACGCGGTTAAGCGGAAAGCCATGTTGAACTTTGTTGTTTGTGGTTCTGGTTTTACAGGAATTGAAATGATTGGTGAATTAATGGATTGGAAGAAGCGATTAGCAAAAGATAATAAAATTGATTCTTCTGAAATTAATTTGATGGTCGTTGAAGCTGCTCCAACCATTTTAAATATGATTACTCGTAAAGATGCAGATAAAGCGGAAGTTTATATGGCTAAAAAAGGTATTAAATTATTGAAAAATTCTCCTATTATTGCTGTTGAGTCAGATCATATTGTTTTGAAGTCAAATGAGAAAATACCGACACACACTTTAATTTGGACTGCTGGTGTTAAAGCCAATACAGATACTGAAAGTTTCGAAATGGAAGCGGCCCGCGCAGGTCGCTTAGTGGCTAACGAATATATGGAAGCTAAAGGACTAAAGCAAGTGTACGTTGTTGGAGATTTAGTTTATTATGAAGAATTTAAAGACACACCAACACCTCAAATTGTTCAAGCTGCTGAACAAACTGGTCATACGGCTGCTGATAATATTATTGCTGATATTGAACAAACGGAAAAGAAAGTCTATTCAGGTAAATATCAAGGATTTATGGTCTCAATCGGTTCAACTTATGGTGTTGCACATTTAGGAGACGTTATTCATTTAAGTGGATTCTTTGCTATTTTAATGAAACATTTAGTCAACTTATATTATTTCTTTGGCATTCGTTCTGGTTATTATGCGGCACAATACATCTTCCATGAATTTTTCCATATTAAAGATCAGCGCAATCTATTCCGTGGCCATCTATCACGTTATGGAAATGTTCTTTGGAGTGTTCCTTTACGGATATTTTATGGTAGCATGTGGCTTTTTGAAGGACTTAAAAAAGCCTTCGGTTTATTCGGAACAGATAGTTGGTTTGGTAGTAAAGTTGCCCTACCTTTCTCTTGGTTACAGGACGCTACAGCTGGTGCTTCAGCCACTTACACAGAAGCTGAAGCAGCCAAACCAATCTTTGGCTTAAGCTATGCTTATGGAGAAGAACCGATGACGGTCTTCTCAAAATCGCCCGAGTGGTTTGAAAGTATTATGAAAGTTATGATTCCTACGCCAGAAGTTGCTTTGATTTTTCAAAAAGTAATGACGCTTCTTGAAATTGCTATTGGTTTAGCTCTTATTGGTGGGCTACTTGTTTGGTTATTAAGTGCTTTAACAATTATTCTAGTTGCAAGTTTCTCTTTATCAGGAATGTTTTATTGGGTTAATATCTGGTTTGTTTTCGTTGCCATTGCATTAATGAACGGTTCTGGGCGTGCATTTGGTTTAGATTACTACATTATTCCATGGCTTCAAAAAATAGCAGGAAAATGGTGGTACGGAACACCGTCTTCATTGTATAATAAAAAAGCATAG